In a genomic window of Salminus brasiliensis chromosome 12, fSalBra1.hap2, whole genome shotgun sequence:
- the spry1 gene encoding protein sprouty homolog 1 yields the protein MDRHGHRGVAGSVAVIREPPPPGERLDLDLPTGAILSLEQIRAIRSSNEYTEGPAVAARRPPAPAPRVNDKHERTHEVILVNVNNNYEARPVVTRPPALSRSTSMGSAGSSGSSGSASSEQGLLAQSPQSRHHQHHHHLHHHHHHHHHSRPERAVRTQPKSLSSPMQPLLPVDALLKQPAGLGPLAGKGDLSPSSPHQFICECCGKCKCSECTAPRMLPSCLACNGQCLCSAESLVEHGTCMCLVKGLFYHCSNDDDDGDSCADRPCSLSRPRCLPRFLCMGLMAPLFPCLLCYPPAKACVKACQHLHDRVNRPGCRCKNSNTVYCKLQGWGQGQGHGLGQGKPS from the coding sequence ATGGATCGTCACGGTCACCGCGGAGTCGCCGGGTCTGTGGCGGTGATCCGGGAGCCGCCACCGCCCGGAGAGCGGCTGGACCTGGACCTTCCGACCGGGGCTATCCTCTCCTTGGAGCAGATCCGAGCCATCCGCTCATCCAACGAGTACACGGAGGGTCCCGCCGTGGCGGCGCGCCGGCCTCCTGCCCCGGCGCCCCGTGTTAACGACAAACACGAGAGAACTCACGAGGTCATCCTCGTCAATGTGAACAACAACTACGAGGCGCGGCCCGTGGTCACCAGACCGCCCGCCCTCAGCCGCTCCACCAGCATGGGCAGCGCCGGGAGTTCCGGCAGCAGTGGAAGTGCGTCTTCGGAGCAGGGCTTGCTGGCCCAGTCGCCCCAGTCTcgccaccaccaacaccatcatcaccttcaccaccaccatcatcaccatcaccacagCAGGCCGGAAAGGGCCGTTCGGACTCAGCCCAAGTCTCTGAGCTCGCCCATGCAGCCGCTTCTGCCGGTGGACGCTCTGTTGAAGCAGCCGGCAGGCCTCGGGCCTCTGGCCGGAAAGGGTGACCTCTCGCCCTCATCTCCGCACCAGTTTATCTGCGAATGCTGCGGGAAGTGCAAATGCAGCGAGTGCACGGCGCCCCGCATGCTGCCCTCCTGCCTGGCCTGCAACGGGCAGTGCCTCTGCTCGGCCGAGAGCCTCGTCGAACACGGCACCTGCATGTGCCTGGTCAAGGGTCTCTTCTACCACTGCTCGAACGACGATGACGATGGCGACTCGTGCGCGGACAGGCCGTGCTCGCTGTCCCGGCCCCGCTGCCTGCCGCGCTTCCTCTGCATGGGCCTGATGGCGCCTCTGTTCCCTTGCCTGCTCTGCTACCCGCCGGCAAAAGCCTGCGTGAAGGCCTGCCAGCATCTCCACGACCGCGTGAACAGGCCGGGCTGCCGCTGCAAGAACTCCAACACCGTCTACTGCAAGCTGCAGGGCTGGGGTCAAGGCCAAGGTCACGGACTGGGACAGGGCAAGCCGTCCTGA